The following are encoded in a window of Diorhabda sublineata isolate icDioSubl1.1 chromosome 3, icDioSubl1.1, whole genome shotgun sequence genomic DNA:
- the LOC130441979 gene encoding protein unc-50 homolog, translated as MSTNNIYLTSPCNMATAYSKCARYMRKIFKFNQMDFEFALWQMFYLFANPQKLIKLFRARKLAKSQYARDDPAFLVLFTGALSITSIAFSIVLRLSFFQFLQCLLVVIFIDCIIFGMIVATLFWYLTNTFLKPKSNPEDVEWGFCFDIHLNAFFPPLILLHFVQLFFYNGIISHDWTISIVLGNTFWLCSCLYYFYITFLGYNSLQILNNTRYFLLPVPWIVCFYVISLLMQWNITHNLMNFYRDLYNLK; from the coding sequence ATGAGCACTAACAACATTTACCTAACATCCCCATGTAACATGGCAACTGCTTACAGCAAATGCGCtagatatatgagaaaaatctttaaattcaatcaaatggACTTTGAGTTTGCTTTGTGGCAAATGTTTTATCTATTTGCAAATCCACAAAAACTGATTAAGTTGTTCAGGGCAAGAAAATTAGCCAAATCACAGTATGCAAGAGATGATCCAGCATTTTTAGTTCTTTTTACAGGTGCTCTTAGTATAACATCTATAGCTTTTTCTATTGTACTAAGAttatctttttttcaattcctccAATGTCTTTTGGTTGTTATCTTTATAGATTGTATTATATTTGGTATGATTGTCGCTACTTTATTCTGGTACTTAACTAATACTTTTCTGAAACCAAAAAGTAACCCTGAGGATGTTGAATGGGGGTTTTGTTTTGATATACATTTAAATGCTTTCTTTCCTCCTTTAATATTGCTTCATTTTGTTCAGTTGTTTTTCTATAATGGAATCATTAGTCACGACTGGACGATATCTATTGTTTTGGGTAACACCTTTTGGTTATGCTCttgtctttattatttttacattacCTTTTTAGGTTACAACTCATTACAGATATTGAATAACACGAGATATTTCTTATTGCCTGTACCGTGGATTGTATGCTTTTATGTTATTAGTTTGTTAATGCAGTGGAATATAACTCATAATCTAATGAACTTTTATAGAGATTTGTATAATCTTAAGTAA
- the LOC130441980 gene encoding MIP18 family protein galla-2, whose translation MSLGQLENQNPNVYKKSDERTATVNEEDDTIVDEFDQREIFDLIRDINDPEHPLSLEQLHVVQENLIKIDNGKNSLLINFTPTIPHCSMATLIGLSIRVKLLRCLPARFKVKVEVTPGTHNAEHQVNKQLADKERVAAALENNHLIKVINQCIVSKRRA comes from the exons atgtCACTAGGTCAGCTGGAAAATCAAAATCCAAacgtatataaaaaaagtgatgaGAGAACAGCCACCGTGAATGAAGAAGATGATACAATTGTTGACGAATTTGATCAAAgagaaatatttg ATTTGATCCGAGATATCAACGATCCAGAACATCCATTATCATTGGAACAATTACATGTCGTACAAGAGAATCTGATTAAAATTGATAATGGAAAGAATTCGTTGCTCATCAATTTTACGCCAACTATTCCTCATTGTAGTATGGCCACTCTTATAGGACTTTCTATTAGAGTGAAATTACTTCGTTGTTTACCAGCAAGATTTAAAGTGAAAGTGGAAGTAACACCTGGAACTCACAACGCTGAACATCAAGTTAATAAACAGTTAGCAGATAAAGAAAGAGTTGCAGCTGCTTTAGAAAACAATCATCTTATTAAAGTTATTAATCAGTGTATTGTATCAAAAAGAAGAGCTTGA